Proteins from a single region of Salinisphaera sp. T31B1:
- the nadC gene encoding carboxylating nicotinate-nucleotide diphosphorylase produces MNESELPADLNAVVDRALDEDIADGDRNAALVTDNRIARARVIARENAVLAGAPWFDRVFAALDERVTVNWHVADGQRLIAERVVCDIEGPVHALLSGERTALNFLQLMSGVASATHEYVERVKGTRTDIIDTRKTLPGLRSAQKYAVRCGGGLNHRFGLFDAILIKENHIMAAGSIAGAVARGREQSPELFLQVEIETLAELEQALEAGVDGVLLDNLPSHVLARAVNMADAHRRRFRQQIVIEASGDISLTNVREIADTGVDRISIGGLTKHVRATDFSMRMQS; encoded by the coding sequence ATGAACGAATCCGAACTGCCTGCCGATCTGAACGCGGTCGTCGACCGTGCGCTGGATGAAGACATCGCCGACGGCGATCGCAACGCGGCGCTGGTCACGGACAACCGTATCGCCCGCGCCCGGGTGATCGCCCGGGAAAACGCGGTTCTGGCCGGCGCCCCCTGGTTCGATCGTGTGTTCGCCGCCCTGGACGAGCGGGTGACGGTGAACTGGCATGTTGCCGACGGGCAGCGGCTGATCGCCGAACGCGTGGTGTGCGATATCGAAGGCCCGGTGCATGCGTTGCTCAGCGGCGAACGCACCGCGCTGAACTTCCTTCAGCTCATGTCCGGTGTGGCCAGCGCAACCCACGAGTATGTCGAGCGGGTCAAAGGCACCCGCACCGATATCATCGATACCCGGAAAACGCTGCCTGGCCTGCGCAGCGCGCAGAAATACGCGGTTCGCTGCGGTGGCGGCCTGAATCACCGCTTCGGCCTGTTCGACGCCATCCTGATCAAGGAAAACCACATCATGGCGGCCGGCTCGATTGCCGGCGCCGTGGCCCGTGGCCGCGAACAATCGCCCGAATTGTTCCTTCAGGTCGAGATCGAGACGCTCGCCGAACTCGAACAGGCGCTCGAGGCGGGCGTGGATGGCGTGCTACTGGACAACCTGCCAAGCCACGTGCTGGCGCGCGCGGTGAACATGGCCGATGCGCACCGTCGGCGTTTCCGTCAGCAGATCGTCATCGAAGCCTCGGGCGACATCAGTCTGACCAATGTGCGCGAAATCGCCGATACCGGCGTGGATCGAATCTCCATCGGCGGGCTGACCAAGCACGTACGTGCCACCGACTTCTCCATGCGCATGCAGTCATAG